One Candidatus Methylomirabilis tolerans genomic window, CCGAGCCATGACATAATGATTGCCGGCCACCAAGGGGCTACAAGGGAACTGTGGCCTGAATTGTTAGAAAAATATGAGACATATATTTCGGCACTGGTGTACGAGGAGGCCGGAAAAGGTGATTTAATCCTGGCCCAGTTGCGATTGGAGGCAATTGCATCATTCCCAATGCTTGATATTGACGACGAGGGTAGAGATCTTGCTGAAAAGATTATCGCCAATAGGGGTATACCTGCAACTTATCCTGAAGACGCCCTTCATATCGCTATTGCTGCTGTTAATGGCGTTGAGGTGATCGTTACCTGGAATTTTGCTCACTTGAACAACCCGTTCACTCGACGAGCGGTCAGGCGTATTATCGAAGACGAAGGGTACATGTGCCCCGAAATCTGTTCACCAGAAGAATTGTTGGAGGCTAACAAATGAAAGACCCTATTGTAGAAGAAGTGCGTAAGCATCGAATGGAACATACTCAGAAGTTTAGAGGTGATCTTTCTGCGATCTGCGCAGACTTACACTCCATTCAGGCGGCGTCCGGGCACAAGGTCGTACGTCTTGCTTCAAGGAAACTTCAGCCGACAAAGCTATCCAGCCGACGCATAAAAGCGCGCGGCTGATGCCGTCGTTGAGTCTGTAGAAAAAGTCAAAGGAAAAAGTATCACACGAAAAACGACCTCCATGTTTGACGTGTAAGCGACGATCTCGGTTCGAGGGACCATTTCGGTACCGCCAATTTGGGCGTTACTTGGCCGGGACTTTTTCTACAGTCTCGTTAAGCCCTCTGGAGTTCTGGTAGATGGCTGTTCGAAGAAACCTTCACATGGCAAACGCTGCTCCTCCGAAGGGACGCCTCCCGAAGACCGGCGACAGAGATCTCATGCTCATGGCGATCGATCTCGCGCGAAAGTGCAGGAGCGAGCCTGGTAAGATCTCGCCAAAGGTCGGAGCGATTGTCGCTCGCGATGGCAGGGTACTTGGAGAGGCTTTCCGTGGGGAGCTGGCGCCGGGGGAACATGCGGAGTTCACGCTACTTGAAGGCAAACTAGCTGACCGGACCTTGGCAGGCGCGACGCTCTTCACCACTCTGGAGCCGTGCACGTCGCGAAACGATCCAAAGATCGCCTGTGCTGACCGCATCGTCGAGAGACGGATCAAGCGGGTGGTGATCGGTGTTCTCGATCCCAATGATCGCATCCGTGGTCGTGGGGAGTTACGTCTTCGCGCGGCTGGGGTTGAGATCGCTCGATTCGACCCAGATCTAATGCCCGAGATTGAGGAACTGAATCGGGACTTCGCGAGAGAGCACCCGACCGGAGTGAGGCGACGACGAACGAAAGCTGAAACCACTGATCCCGTAATGCCGGGCGAATTGGGACCCAATGGTCACCGGATTGGATACACGAACGGCGGCGATAAAGTCGAATGGATTCCCGACGATGAGAACCCCGGAAAGGAATGGCCGCTCTTACTGCGGCGCAACGACGAATCAATCCTCAAGGCGTACAATGAATTCTGGGACAAGGTTTGGTGGAACAGGCATCAAGTTTGGCTAGAGAAAATCAGAAGCGGTGAGGAGCCTCTCACTGAGGCCCAGAAACCGATCCTCAAGAAGGCGCGGCAGGCGGCGAGACGAATCGAGAAGAGATATGGAAGGAAGAATCTCGGCTGGAGTGACTTCGAGTGGGGACTGCTGAGCGGGAGGATGTCCGCACTCGCGTGGGTTATGGGAGCTGAATGGGACGAGTCTCTCGACACATGAAGCCTGGCACATGGCGCCTAACCGCGTGCTGCAGCGGATAATCACCCTCCGTCGCTGCGCTCCGTCGGGTGCTCGCCGATGATCCGCGGTGTTAGCTGTTCAATAACCCATACGGACGGAAGATGGTGACTGCCCCGGTGGTGAAGCTTCAAATGCTCCCGCGGGAGCTGTTCCAGTTCGACTGTGCCGACCTGGACTTCGGCATCTCGTGTAGTGTATCCAACGCTTCTTTACATTGATTTCGAGGCCGTCATTGCTTCGAAAGTCCCTTGCACGGTCATTGCGAAGGAGCATGGCGACTGAAGCAATCTCACAGTTGTTGGGGCGCGTGGCCGCCGGAAAGAACGGTGAGATTGCCGCGCTCCCGTTGGTCGCTCGCAATGACGCAGGCGTGGGTTGTAAACCATCGCCTCACAGACTCTTATGCGCATGGGCGCGTCGCAGGCGCATGGGGTATTCCCGCGAAGCTTGTCACGGCACGTTATAAGCCGGGAGCGGGAATCCAGTCGGGCCGCTACGGTGTCGGCGCCGAAGCTGTTTCTGATCGGAGGCGAGGCGGCGAGCATACTGAGAATGATTGACCCGCGCGCTGCGCGCGACGATAACTCCTTGCTCTGGAGGCGATAGGCATGAACGACCGGAGACTCAATGCACGTTTTCTGGCCTGGGCTATGGCAGTGCTATTCCTTGTGTGTGGCGGCTCGACCGACTCGTACGCGCAAGACGTGAAGAACAGCTCGGATCATCCGCTCTTTCCAAATCGGATGCCGGGTTACTCCATTTCCAACTATCAGCAGCAGGCTTTCAGCTCCTACAGGTTTCGGACTCACCCGACTCAGGTCATTGAAGGCAAGTACACGCGTATCCACTATTACCTGAAGGATCTGCAGCAGCACCCGGGCGGTTTGGCCATCCGGCGCAATTATGAGAACGCCATCAAGGCTGTCGGTGGCGAGGTCGCATACTCGGATGACAACGTCTCCGTGATGAAAGTCGTGCGTGATGGCGTCGTAGTCTGGGCAGAGGTGCAGGCCTCCACGAAGGTTGCGGGCCGCATTTACTTCTTACATATAGTCGAACGTACGGCGATGACGCAGACGATCACGGCAGATGCGATGGCTGCGGCCATCGACAGGGATGGTTTTATCGCACTCGACGTCCATTTTGCAACGGGCAAGGCGGAGATCCTGCCGGACTCGCGTCCGCTTATCGACGAGATTGTGACGATGCTCTCGAAGTACAACCGCTGGCGCGTTGGGATTGAGGGTCACACGGACAATAGCGGTTCTCCGGCGTCTAACAAGACCTTGTCCGATGCGCGAGCCCGGTCGGTCACCGATGCGATTGTCGCCGCTGGAATCAATAGGGACCGGTTGGATCCGGCAGGATTCGGCCAAGATCGGCCGGTCGCCGACAACCGAACGGAGGAGGGGCGCGCAAAGAATCGCCGCGTCGAGATCGTGAAGCGATAGTCGGTAGGGTGACGCAAAACGAGATATCGGCAGCAACGGAGGATC contains:
- a CDS encoding type II toxin-antitoxin system VapC family toxin, whose product is MKKRIYIETSVVSYFTARPSHDIMIAGHQGATRELWPELLEKYETYISALVYEEAGKGDLILAQLRLEAIASFPMLDIDDEGRDLAEKIIANRGIPATYPEDALHIAIAAVNGVEVIVTWNFAHLNNPFTRRAVRRIIEDEGYMCPEICSPEELLEANK
- a CDS encoding OmpA family protein, with the translated sequence MNDRRLNARFLAWAMAVLFLVCGGSTDSYAQDVKNSSDHPLFPNRMPGYSISNYQQQAFSSYRFRTHPTQVIEGKYTRIHYYLKDLQQHPGGLAIRRNYENAIKAVGGEVAYSDDNVSVMKVVRDGVVVWAEVQASTKVAGRIYFLHIVERTAMTQTITADAMAAAIDRDGFIALDVHFATGKAEILPDSRPLIDEIVTMLSKYNRWRVGIEGHTDNSGSPASNKTLSDARARSVTDAIVAAGINRDRLDPAGFGQDRPVADNRTEEGRAKNRRVEIVKR